In Oncorhynchus tshawytscha isolate Ot180627B linkage group LG06, Otsh_v2.0, whole genome shotgun sequence, the following are encoded in one genomic region:
- the LOC121846702 gene encoding uncharacterized protein LOC121846702 codes for MATPNTPKLRFNEFLEQKIEYRSGGNGSSLKSEGRGTPTSCTSSVYREHRGEPRSDISKEYFTSVRRQEENLMSFNEPEEQEGDDMEPQEETEEDVPLTAAGVWEAESQLKLMEEGAAETGELVLIQGVFKGKSTPVETAVRRSRRIITRQRREEEEEAQRQHGPYQMPLRMDDTTHREEYVAWKMQDLTALMEQLPSLHGGASAWLLQLQSLTSGVRLALGDMKALLARSTDYTTMNALINTAGLGKLGSATEPEKYRVSLWNELRRAYPTEKNYATLTSFAMEDGEQAAQYLDRAKTTWRSVHIEPHDQSGTTLSMWKEMVVNGTPIEVKTKLRATVGLMALPTAQFNSHVHHHISQYNKDKGTADSQVQSLQLQLLKLQLNEAQKTAKQKKQMMAEEPTDIAKIQTMNQMLVAAPAPPTPPQAPVVYAAPPNPGANYGYEGYIQPGFSNPSGPTWGGPPQARRHCYNCYQEGHYARICPAPLSQHRQYYLAYRGRRGGQRGRGAPRYPAPAQGYPPAPAQGYPPAPTQGYQPAYNPAPLPVPPSRGCQRIPPWE; via the exons ATGGCGACCCCCAATACTCCAAAGCTGAGGTTTAATGAGTTCCTAGAACAAAAAATAGAATATAGATCAG GGGGCAACGGGAGCAGCTTGAAGTCAGAGGGAAGGGGAACCCCCACCTCCTGCACATCCAGTGTGTACAGAGAACATAGAGGGGAACCAAGGAGCGATATTAGTAAGGAGTATTTCACAAGTGTCCGCCGACAAGAAGAAAATTTAATGTCTTTCAACGAACCGGAAGAACAGGAAGGAGATGATATGGAACCACAAGAGGAGACCGAGGAAGACGTTCCCCTCACGGCTGCAGGTGTATGGGAGGCAGAAAGCCAACTGAAACTCATGGAAGAAGGCGCAGCTGAAACGGGTGAATTAGTCCTGATACAAGGAGTTTTTAAGGGAAAATCGACCCCCGTTGAAACGGCAGTAAGACGGTCGAGGCGCATCATAACCAgacaaaggagagaagaagaagaagaagcccaaAGACAACATGGGCCGTATCAAATGCCACTCAGGATGGATGACACAACGCACAGAGAGGAATACGTTGCCTGGAAGATGCAAGATTTAACGGCCCTGATGGAACAGCTCCCGAGCTTACATGGGGGTGCCTCAGCCTGGCTGCTTCAGCTTCAGTCCCTAACTTCCGGGGTCCGGCTTGCCTTGGGGGACATGAAGGCCTTATTGGCTAGGTCAACCGACTACACGACCATGAATGCCCTAATAAACACAGCAGGACTGGGAAAATTGGGGTCAGCAACAGAACCTGAGAAATACAGAGTATCACTGTGGAATGAGCTCAGAAGAGCATATCCCACCGAGAAAAATTATGCAACCCTTACCTCTTTTGCCATGGAAGACGGGGAGCAGGCAGCTCAATACCTAGATAGGGCCAAGACCACCTGGAGGTCAGTCCACATTGAACCCCATGACCAGAGCGGAACCACTCTCAGCATGTGGAAGGAGATGGTGGTGAATGGGACACCCATAGAAGTGAAAACCAAGCTTAGGGCAACAGTGGGGCTGATGGCCTTGCCCACTGCCCAATTCAACTCCCATGTCCATCACCACATCTCTCAGTACAACAAAGACAAAGGCACGGCTGATTCACAAGTTCAGTCGTTGCAACTCCAACTGCTCAAATTACAATTGAATGAGGCCCAAAAGACCGCAAAGCAAAAAAAGCAAATGATGGCGGAGGAACCCACTGACATAGCCAAGATTCAGACCATGAACCAGATGTTGGTGGCCGCTCCAGCACCACCGACCCCCCCACAGGCACCGGTCGTATACGCCGCCCCTCCAAATCCAGGAGCCAACTACGGATATGAGGGTTACATCCAGCCTGGATTTTCTAACCCATCTGGACCGACATGGGGGGGGCCGCCGCAAGCTAGAAGACATTGCTACAATTGCTACCAAGAAGGGCATTATGCAAGGATCTGCCCCGCTCCCCTCTCACAACACCGCCAGTACTACTTGgcctacagagggaggagagggggacagcggGGAAGAGGGGCCCCAAGGTACCCAGCCCCTGCCCAGGGATATCCACCAGCCCCTGCCCAGGGATATCCACCAGCCCCTACCCAGGGATATCAACCAGCGTACAACCCAGCGCCCCTACCGGTCCCACCTTCCAGGGGATGTCAGAGGATACCCCCATGGGAATGA